A stretch of DNA from Paenibacillus albus:
TTCTTTTCTTAAATCAAGTGTTTAATAAGGTCGACTTAAAGCTACTCCCTAACTATTTTTGTGAAAATTAAGTTTATTAGTCTGGGGATGCAAAATGATCTGAAACGGCCAGTATTTACCACATATTACTTCCATTGAACAAAAAAAGTGCCCAGCTTTGCACTTCGGCAAAGTCGAGCACCTTTCTTATATAAGGCCGGTATTCCGTTTAACGGAAACTAGAGTTCCCTAAAAGTAACGACGGTACAACTCTCTGCGGCGTTCTCCCCGTAGTTGGGCATAAATCTGAGTTGTAGAAGCTTTGTCGTGGCCCAACATTCCTTGAATAAACTCTAAAGGCGCACCATTGTCCAATAAGTGACAAGCATATGTATGTCGAAACCGATGTGGATATACATTTGCCGCCACTTTACCTCGTGATGCTAATTGTTTAAGCGAGTAACGGATCGTCGGGATCGACATACGGCTTATTGGGGATTTGTCAGTAACAAAAAGGGCATTGCAGGAATCATTGCGTTCTCCGAGATATCTCTTTAGCCAGATTTTACATTCCATTGTAAAATAAACTTCCCTCTGTTTAGAACCTTTTCCGTTTACAACAGCTGAACATTCTTCCCAGTTAATGTCCTCAACATTCAGTCGGTATACCTCACCTACACGACAGCCTGTACAATAAAAGAAATCAAGCAGCGCATGTTCTCGCGGTGAAACGCAAGAGATCTTTAGAAGAACTACGTCTTCTTCAATTAAAAATTTAGGGATGCGTTTATCCAACTTCGGTTCTCTCAATTTGAGAGATGGATTTCGAATCACATGCCCTTCCTCAAATGCAAAACGAAAAAGGGATCTTATGAACCGTATTCGGTGCCCTAAACTACTCGG
This window harbors:
- a CDS encoding tyrosine-type recombinase/integrase, with the translated sequence MTMSELWMLYEDDKRILGYSTYTLKAYYLQLKMLIRSIGNLEIEEVSLNLLKEYLAKESTRLKPSSLGHRIRFIRSLFRFAFEEGHVIRNPSLKLREPKLDKRIPKFLIEEDVVLLKISCVSPREHALLDFFYCTGCRVGEVYRLNVEDINWEECSAVVNGKGSKQREVYFTMECKIWLKRYLGERNDSCNALFVTDKSPISRMSIPTIRYSLKQLASRGKVAANVYPHRFRHTYACHLLDNGAPLEFIQGMLGHDKASTTQIYAQLRGERRRELYRRYF